The following coding sequences are from one Triticum aestivum cultivar Chinese Spring chromosome 5A, IWGSC CS RefSeq v2.1, whole genome shotgun sequence window:
- the LOC123101856 gene encoding malate dehydrogenase [NADP], chloroplastic-like, whose amino-acid sequence MLTLQMKDAPLIRDPLSRTGCGHASRGVNGGTPPILDEKTTPWKKLVNVSLTGAAGRISNHLLFKLASGEVFGQDQPLALKLLGSESSVQALEGVAMELEDSLYPLLREVSIGIDPYVIFKDADWALLIGAKPRGPGVERAAILDINGQIFAEQGKALNAVASRNVKVIVVGNPCNTNALICLKNAPNLPAKNFHALTRLDENRAKFQLALQAGVFYDKVSNMTIWGNHSTNQVPDFLNAKINGRPVKEVIKDTKWLEEDFTITVQRRGGVLIEKWGRSSAASTAVSIAHAMRSLVTPSPEGDWFSTGVYTTGNPYGIADDLVFSMPCRSKGDGDYELVQDVAMDNFLWGRIKKSEAELIAEKRCVAHLTGEGNAFCDLPADTMLPGEM is encoded by the exons ATGTTAACACTGCAGATGAAAGACGCGCCCTTGATCCGTGATCCTCTTTCCCGCACAGGATGTGGACATGCTTCCCGCGGCGTCAATGGAGGTACACCGCCAATCTTG GACGAAAAGACCACGCCCTGGAAGAAATTAGTGAACGTTTCTCTGACAGGTGCGGCCGGGAGGATATCGAATCATCTGCTATTCAAA CTTGCCTCCGGTGAGGTTTTTGGACAGGACCAACCACTAGCACTGAAGTTATTGGGCTCGGAAAGTTCAGTACAGGCACTAGAAG GTGTAGCGATGGAACTGGAGGATTCATTGTATCCACTGCTAAGGGAAGTCAGCATCGGCATAGATCCTTATGTGATCTTCAAAGATGCAGATTGGGCCCTTCTAATTGGGGCCAAACCCAGAGGACCTGGAGTGGAACGAGCTGCCATACTAGATATCAATGGTCAAATCTTTGCTGAACAG GGGAAAGCACTTAACGCTGTGGCATCTCGGAATGTGAAAGTCATAGTTGTTGGGAACCCCTGTAACACTAA TGCTTTGATCTGCTTGAAAAATGCTCCCAACCTACCAGCAAAAAACTTTCATGCACTGACAAGGTTGGATGAAAATAGAGCCAAGTTTCAG CTAGCGTTACAAGCTGGTGTGTTTTATGACAAAGTATCAAATATGACTATCTGGGGAAACCATTCAACAAATCAG GTTCCTGATTTCTTGAATGCCAAAATTAATGGGAGGCCAGTAAAAGAAGTCATCAAAGATACAAAGTGGCTAGAAGAGGATTTCACTATAACAGTTCAAAGG CGTGGAGGTGTGCTCATCGAAAAATGGGGCAGATCTTCAGCTGCGTCAACCGCTGTTTCCATCGCCCACGCCATGAGGTCCCTTGTGACTCCTTCCCCAGAAGGGGACTGGTTCTCTACAGGG GTTTATACGACCGGAAATCCTTATGGCATAGCAGACGACCTCGTATTCAGCATGCCGTGTAGATCAAAG GGTGATGGCGACTATGAACTAGTTCAAGATGTGGCAATGGACAATTTTCTCTGGGGGCGGATAAAAAAG AGTGAAGCAGAATTGATCGCCGAGAAAAGATGTGTTGCCCATCTTACAGGGGAG GGTAATGCATTTTGTGATCTTCCTGCGGATACAATGCTTCCAGGAGAGATGTAG